In Numida meleagris isolate 19003 breed g44 Domestic line chromosome 18, NumMel1.0, whole genome shotgun sequence, one DNA window encodes the following:
- the LOC110407772 gene encoding apoptosis-inducing factor 3-like isoform X2, with protein sequence MDCNDTVTAEVCKEDDIGDGELREVMVAGYPVLLVRNKMEFSALGSRCPHYGAPLSKGVLRGHRLRCPWHGSCFNIKTGDIEEYPSLDCLPCFKVTVEDGKVFVTAKKKDLESSLRVKDMSKRCLLNRNTMLLLGGGVAALACAETLRQEGFTGRIIMVTKEKHAPYDKSKLSKEMNLKAEDIYLRKPEFLCAHGIELWTEKEAVSVDFQKQKVRFMDGSSQKYNQLLIATGGHSSFLKVPGADLQNVCHLQTPEDSSKVLELASGKNLVIVGASFIGMEAAAFLSDKAAAISVVDKHEFPFQKTLGPQVGDFVLKMLQSKGVKFYMKKELHELKGKDGKVTEAILASGEKLPADVVLMGIGVSPSSAFLKGTPISRDNSGAILVDLCMQTNIPNVFAAGDVVSFPVALLNGDHSSIHHQQVAEAHGAIAAFNMLKKQKELHTVPFFWTTMLGRSIHYAGCGKGYTDTVLKGSLEHQKFLIFYLKDGIVTAAASLNCDPTVSLIAEVLYLGKQISKEEAEAYDINDIPQ encoded by the exons ATGGATTGCAATGACACGGTCACCGCAGAGGTCTGCAAGGAGGATGACATCGGGGATGGAGA GCTTCGTGAGGTGATGGTGGCCGGCtaccctgtgctgctggtgagGAACAAGATGGAGTTCAGTGCCCTGGGCAGTAGATGCCCACACTATGGCGCACCGCTCAGCAAAG GGGTCCTGAGAGGGCACAGGCTGCGCTGCCCTTGGCACGGCTCCTGCTTTAACATCAAAACCGGAGATATTGAGGAATACCCTTCTCTGGACTGCCTGCCTTGCTTTAAG GTAACAGTGGAAGATGGAAAGGTGTTTGTTACAGCCAAAAAGAAG GATCTTGAAAGCAGCTTGAGGGTGAAGGACATGAGCAAACGATGCCTTCTCAACCGGAACACGATGCTTCTCCTGGGGGGAG GCGTGGCTGCCCTGGCCTGTGCAGAGACACTTCGCCAAGAGGGCTTTACCGGCAGGATCATCATGGTCACCAAAGAGAAACATGCTCCATATGACAAGTCCAAACTGAGCAAG gAAATGAACTTAAAAGCTGAGGACATCTACCTGAGGAAACCTGAATTCCTATGTGCTCATGGCATAGAGCTCTGGACAGAGAAAGAG GCAGTGTCAGTGGATTTCCAGAAGCAGAAGGTCCGCTTCATGGATGGTTCCTCTCAGAAGTACAACCAGCTGCTCATTGCAACAGGTGGACA ctccAGCTTCCTCAAAGTCCCAGGTGCAGACCTGCAGAACGTGTGTCATCTTCAAACCCCAGAGGATTCGAGCAAGGTCTTAGAGCTGGCATCTGGGAAGAATCTGGTGATTGTAGGAGCTTCATTCATAG GAATGGAGGCAGCTGCCTTCCTCTCAGACAAGGCTGCTGCCATCTCGGTGGTGGACAAACATGAGTTCCCTTTCCAGAAAACGCTGGGTCCTCAGGTTGGAGACTTTGTCTTGAAG atGCTGCAAAGTAAAGGAGTGAAGTTTTACATGAAAAAGGAACTCCACGAGCTGAAAGGGAAGGATGGAAAG GTCACAGAAGCCATTCTTGCCAGCGGAGAAAAACTACCTGCAGACGTGGTGTTGATGGGAATAG GGGTGTCCCccagctctgcatttctgaaggGCACCCCTATCTCCAGAGACAACAGTGGTGCCATCCTGGTGGATCTG TGCATGCAAACCAACATCCCAAATGTCTTCGCTGCTGGGGACGTGGTTTCCTTTCCCGTGGCGCTGCTCAATGGGGACCACTCCAGCATCCATCACCAACAGGTGGCCGAGGCCCATG GTGCCATCGCTGCCTTTAACATgttgaagaaacagaaagagttGCACACTGTCCCCTTCTTCTGGACCACGATGCTTGGGAGAAGCATCCACTACGCAG GCTGTGGGAAGGGCTACACAGACACTGTTCTGAAGGGCAGCTTGGAGCACCAGAAGTTCCTGATCTTCTACCTCAA gGATGGCATCGTGacagcagctgccagcctgAACTGTGACCCCACGGTGTCTCTGATTGCAGAAGTTCTATACTTGGGGAAACAAATCTCTAAAGAAGAAGCAGA AGCGTATGATATCAACGACATACCCCAGTGA
- the LOC110407772 gene encoding apoptosis-inducing factor 3-like isoform X1 codes for MDCNDTVTAEVCKEDDIGDGELREVMVAGYPVLLVRNKMEFSALGSRCPHYGAPLSKGVLRGHRLRCPWHGSCFNIKTGDIEEYPSLDCLPCFKVTVEDGKVFVTAKKKDLESSLRVKDMSKRCLLNRNTMLLLGGGVAALACAETLRQEGFTGRIIMVTKEKHAPYDKSKLSKEMNLKAEDIYLRKPEFLCAHGIELWTEKEAVSVDFQKQKVRFMDGSSQKYNQLLIATGGHSSFLKVPGADLQNVCHLQTPEDSSKVLELASGKNLVIVGASFIGMEAAAFLSDKAAAISVVDKHEFPFQKTLGPQVGDFVLKMLQSKGVKFYMKKELHELKGKDGKVTEAILASGEKLPADVVLMGIGVSPSSAFLKGTPISRDNSGAILVDLCMQTNIPNVFAAGDVVSFPVALLNGDHSSIHHQQVAEAHGEAVLPSSPQSLSSFPRTSRKQKFSLSWSIAAGAIAAFNMLKKQKELHTVPFFWTTMLGRSIHYAGCGKGYTDTVLKGSLEHQKFLIFYLKDGIVTAAASLNCDPTVSLIAEVLYLGKQISKEEAEAYDINDIPQ; via the exons ATGGATTGCAATGACACGGTCACCGCAGAGGTCTGCAAGGAGGATGACATCGGGGATGGAGA GCTTCGTGAGGTGATGGTGGCCGGCtaccctgtgctgctggtgagGAACAAGATGGAGTTCAGTGCCCTGGGCAGTAGATGCCCACACTATGGCGCACCGCTCAGCAAAG GGGTCCTGAGAGGGCACAGGCTGCGCTGCCCTTGGCACGGCTCCTGCTTTAACATCAAAACCGGAGATATTGAGGAATACCCTTCTCTGGACTGCCTGCCTTGCTTTAAG GTAACAGTGGAAGATGGAAAGGTGTTTGTTACAGCCAAAAAGAAG GATCTTGAAAGCAGCTTGAGGGTGAAGGACATGAGCAAACGATGCCTTCTCAACCGGAACACGATGCTTCTCCTGGGGGGAG GCGTGGCTGCCCTGGCCTGTGCAGAGACACTTCGCCAAGAGGGCTTTACCGGCAGGATCATCATGGTCACCAAAGAGAAACATGCTCCATATGACAAGTCCAAACTGAGCAAG gAAATGAACTTAAAAGCTGAGGACATCTACCTGAGGAAACCTGAATTCCTATGTGCTCATGGCATAGAGCTCTGGACAGAGAAAGAG GCAGTGTCAGTGGATTTCCAGAAGCAGAAGGTCCGCTTCATGGATGGTTCCTCTCAGAAGTACAACCAGCTGCTCATTGCAACAGGTGGACA ctccAGCTTCCTCAAAGTCCCAGGTGCAGACCTGCAGAACGTGTGTCATCTTCAAACCCCAGAGGATTCGAGCAAGGTCTTAGAGCTGGCATCTGGGAAGAATCTGGTGATTGTAGGAGCTTCATTCATAG GAATGGAGGCAGCTGCCTTCCTCTCAGACAAGGCTGCTGCCATCTCGGTGGTGGACAAACATGAGTTCCCTTTCCAGAAAACGCTGGGTCCTCAGGTTGGAGACTTTGTCTTGAAG atGCTGCAAAGTAAAGGAGTGAAGTTTTACATGAAAAAGGAACTCCACGAGCTGAAAGGGAAGGATGGAAAG GTCACAGAAGCCATTCTTGCCAGCGGAGAAAAACTACCTGCAGACGTGGTGTTGATGGGAATAG GGGTGTCCCccagctctgcatttctgaaggGCACCCCTATCTCCAGAGACAACAGTGGTGCCATCCTGGTGGATCTG TGCATGCAAACCAACATCCCAAATGTCTTCGCTGCTGGGGACGTGGTTTCCTTTCCCGTGGCGCTGCTCAATGGGGACCACTCCAGCATCCATCACCAACAGGTGGCCGAGGCCCATGGTGAGGCTGTGCTTCCCAGCTCCCCTCAGAGCCTCAGCAGCTTCCCAAGGACCTCCAGGAAACAAAAATTTTCCCTCTCATGGTCCATCGCCGCAGGTGCCATCGCTGCCTTTAACATgttgaagaaacagaaagagttGCACACTGTCCCCTTCTTCTGGACCACGATGCTTGGGAGAAGCATCCACTACGCAG GCTGTGGGAAGGGCTACACAGACACTGTTCTGAAGGGCAGCTTGGAGCACCAGAAGTTCCTGATCTTCTACCTCAA gGATGGCATCGTGacagcagctgccagcctgAACTGTGACCCCACGGTGTCTCTGATTGCAGAAGTTCTATACTTGGGGAAACAAATCTCTAAAGAAGAAGCAGA AGCGTATGATATCAACGACATACCCCAGTGA